A single genomic interval of Lathyrus oleraceus cultivar Zhongwan6 chromosome 7, CAAS_Psat_ZW6_1.0, whole genome shotgun sequence harbors:
- the LOC127102016 gene encoding uncharacterized protein LOC127102016: MIKLPYPQRVTKKGPKEKDFEKFVTMFKNLEINMPFFEALEQKPMCQKFMKEVISKKRSIRDGSVTFNEKCSAISPGRRIPIKQKDPGSITVPCTIKDRTFKNVVIDSGASVSLMPLSIYQRLGIGNVSDTRTNLKFAYHSIKKAYGIVEDVLVTIEEFSFPVDFYDHRHT, translated from the coding sequence ATGATTAAGTTACCttaccctcagagagtgacaaagaagggTCCAAAAGAGAAAGACTTTGAGAAATTCGTCACAATGTTCAAAAACTTAGAGATCAATATGCCTTTCTTTGAAGCACTCGAGCAAAAGCCCATGTGCCAAAAATTCATGAAAGAGGTAATCTCTAAAAAGAGATCAATAAGAGATGGGTCGGTAACCTTTAATGAAAAATGTAGTGCAATATCACCAGGTAGGAGAATCCCAATCAAGCAGAAGGATCCTGGATCTATCACAGTCCCATGCACTATAAAAGACAGAACTTTCAAGAATGTAGTAATTGATTCAGGAGCCAGTGTGAGTCTGATGCCATTGTCAATATATCAAAGGCTTGGAATTGGAAATGTCAGTGATACAAGGACAAATCTGAAATTTGCATATCACTCCATAAAGAAAGCATATGGGATAGTGGAAGACGTACTGGTGACAATAGAAGAATTTAGTTTTCCTGTTGATTTTTATGACCATAGACATACTTGA